One Malus sylvestris chromosome 14, drMalSylv7.2, whole genome shotgun sequence DNA segment encodes these proteins:
- the LOC126599175 gene encoding ninja-family protein AFP3-like: MAAANRDNVSQPNNAAMQKNTGDSQVPDLNLEFSLDRIYPENSNLALSSSVATILRPQEPQAAPHRAVSPVRSVRLPRASSLPTEKGLRWVIMPKNVRALRRLETKQKIAHRQQPAAPAAPVAPAAPAPPAAPATPAALAALAVILPELKDSSVSCASNGPGALETVLYHYKAEGYLTVSRAANGAQSVETLHSQRNVTVPLMATSATAATTKEDGPSQSTPESPSKMVELDSGDDMVSLRTTGVGGRQIKGILYARDGEVNILCVCHGLFHSPAQFVKHAGGEEVENPLRHIIVCPSSY, from the exons ATGGCCGCCGCAAACAGAGACAACGTTTCTCAACCTAACAACGCCGCCATGCAAAAAAACACCGGCGATTCCCAGGTCCCAGACCTCAACCTGGAATTCTCTCTCGACCGGATTTACCCCGAGAATTCCAACCTGGCTCTGTCCTCATCGGTGGCCACAATCTTGAGGCCTCAGGAACCCCAAGCGGCGCCGCATAGGGCGGTTTCTCCAGTTCGTTCCGTACGGCTGCCGAGGGCAAGCTCGCTTCCCACAGAAAAAGGTCTGAGGTGGGTGATCATGCCCAAGAACGTTCGAGCCTTGAGAAGGCTGGAAACCAAACAGAAGATAGCTCATCGGCAGCAACCAGCAGCCCCGGCAGCACCAGTAGCCCCAGCAGCTCCGGCACCTCCAGCAGCTCCAGCAACTCCGGCAGCTCTAGCAGCTCTGGCAGTAATCCTGCCGGAACTCAAAGACAGTAGTGTGTCGTGTGCTTCCAACGGTCCCGGGGCCTTGGAGACGGTACTCTATCATTACAAAGCGGAGGGGTATTTGACTGTGTCTCGTGCTGCAAACG GAGCACAAAGTGTTGAGACGTTACATTCGCAAAGGAATGTCACAGTACCATTAATGGCCACCTCTGCAACAGCGGCTACAACAAAAGAGGATGGCCCTTCACAAAGCACACCGGAAAGCCCCTCAAAGATGGTCGAACTTGATTCTGGGGACGATATGGTTTCATTGAGAACCACCGGAGTGGGCGGAAGACAAATCAAAGGGATCCTTTACGCTAGGGATGGCGAGGTAAACATCCTGTGTGTTTGCCACGGACTTTTCCACTCGCCGGCACAATTTGTGAAGCACGCCGGTGGAGAGGAAGTAGAAAATCCCTTGCGGCACATTATAGTCTGCCCTTCCTCATATTAG